In Pirellulales bacterium, one genomic interval encodes:
- a CDS encoding VOC family protein, which yields MNVQTTLNFYGRTEEAVEFYCRTIEAEVLFMMRFRDCPDHSQRRPGMEEKIFHATFRIGSTEIMASDCGCEKSPPETTFAGFAFALRVETPEKAERLFAALSEGGQIQIPLLETFFAARYGIVMDRFGISWKIMAESKTQSSDKK from the coding sequence ATGAACGTTCAAACCACGCTAAATTTCTACGGGCGCACCGAAGAAGCGGTCGAGTTCTATTGCAGGACGATTGAAGCTGAGGTTCTCTTCATGATGCGGTTTCGCGATTGTCCAGACCATTCCCAACGGAGGCCAGGAATGGAGGAGAAAATATTTCACGCAACATTTCGCATCGGTTCCACGGAGATTATGGCGTCAGACTGCGGTTGCGAGAAGTCGCCACCCGAAACAACCTTTGCAGGCTTCGCGTTTGCTCTCCGAGTTGAAACTCCGGAGAAAGCCGAACGGTTATTCGCGGCTCTCAGCGAGGGTGGTCAGATCCAAATTCCTTTGCTGGAAACATTTTTTGCAGCGCGATACGGAATCGTAATGGATCGCTTTGGCATCTCCTGGAAGATCATGGCCGAGTCTAAAACGCAAAGCTCAGATAAAAAATGA